From one Euwallacea fornicatus isolate EFF26 chromosome 4, ASM4011564v1, whole genome shotgun sequence genomic stretch:
- the Bub1 gene encoding mitotic checkpoint serine/threonine-protein kinase BUB1: MDFDLSKENIQPLRRGRNVHQLEMALQAQTNPEYQMQLQQQKEQFEALIGNYQGDDPLENYYEYITWIEQAYPKNGHEGNCVALLEHCLKKFEDDSRYTNDIRFCKLWIKYIDMFPNPAELYLMMKSKNLCSGLADFYKAWAYYYEAAGDFQKAKGVFEEGKKNLAQPYEELESAYSNLITATGEHVLFGPNENRLHEKRQALTSLHSFRGRVNSVRVPSGVSNGMSTFSHANPSQNSNYQLKVHEDQVAASLIGGAAPMSIITVAKLQEAPKENALKAGPWATVPNKKRVLSNHRHVSSAFSVLEDDDKKCLPVNFRSTSLENFSDWKVTLMNCPDPPSPTVVFGYPKDKVYANAPDMEFSLEEIRARRYQKIASSAEQGEPCQVDPPIYIEDEDDECIIVMQESPPMEIAEQETNEVFPALNQSQHLQCVQQLSPVGTVQSFQPETTSTVSHSPWKSAAEHQNFLQDLFSKTNERRLSALPPPKLKIFEDPETVASSSFLLDFSPDPQPQNSNVFAVFEQSDQEVQAPKGKAMKTAFRTLNADEVETGSRGGMDGAMAAQPADGARAMAPIPFSDSSSSSYEDVDAEFDTSCTTQQFNFNLNAMKVSTPQNKHYMMNVASEQDLQNSRKALFSDRKLEEKRLSIILEEKSGYVSTSSSSGAATKSSLYKQHNKIGTISEEHSSYLEQNMKANAELRRSLLGNLMEDVLPSHMAPVALPPASPMQSTPAQSPVRKIPPPNVTRPLDYVPSDPFNANLISKLLDRVSFPGVHHQGYIQIDGNPRLTTKKESVFIGRDSYTIDKLLGKGQFGTVFKAYSHQMSCTVALKYQKPPNRWEFYICRELQARLANHPLRDRFMDVTVGYFSDQASILVSHFEPYGTLLDTANALKYETLKMKETVSLYFTVQMMQIVKAMHEVKIIHADIKPDNFLVLLLPNNELGLQLIDFGCSIDMTMFPDKAAFTRPINTEDFICCEVRDGRPWSYHTDIYCVAASAHVLLCQEYIQVRKNRDGIWGTTSRLPRGANAQLWNGMFNNFLNQQTGPADIATLELLFHEELDYRKKEIHLQLSSLINKLKNR; the protein is encoded by the exons ATGGATTTTGATTTGAGTAAGGAAAACATTCAACCCCTAAGAAGAGGGCGAAACGTACATCAGCTAGAAATGGCACTCCAGGCCCAAACAAATCCTGAATACCAAATGCAGCTTCAGCAACAAAAAGA GCAATTTGAGGCATTAATAGGGAATTATCAAGGAGATGATCCACTGGAAAACTATTATGAGTATATAACTTGGATCGAACAAGCCTATCCTAAGAATGGCCATGAAGGGAACTGTGTTGCTTTACTTGAACACTGCCTTAAAAAGTTTGAGGATGATAGCCGCTATACAAATGATATTAGGTTTTGTAAATTATGGATTAAATAT ATTGATATGTTCCCTAACCCTGCAGAGTTATATTTGATGATGAAATCAAAGAATTTGTGCAGTGGTCTTGCTGACTTTTATAAGGCCTGGGCATATTACTACGAAGCTGCCGgagattttcaaaaagcaAAAGGAGTATTTGAGGAGGGGAAAAAGAATCTTGCTCAGCCGTATGAAGAACTAGAGTCCGCTTACAGCAATTTAATTACTGCAACTGGAGAACAT GTCTTGTTTGGGCCAAACGAAAACCGTTTGCATGAAAAAAGACAAGCTCTAACATCTCTTCATTCATTTCGCGGCAGAGTGAATAGCGTAAGAGTTCCGTCGGGCGTCTCCAACGGCATGAGCACATTTTCTCATGCCAATCCCAGCCAGAATTCTAACTATCAGTTAAAAGTACACGAAGATCAAGTCGCTGCGTCATTAATAG GTGGTGCGGCGCCAATGAGCATAATAACCGTCGCAAAGCTGCAAGAAGCGCCAAAGGAGAACGCGTTGAAGGCTGGTCCATGGGCTACGGTGCCAAATAAAAAACGGGTGCTTTCAAATCATAGACATGTATCTTCTGCATTTTCGG ttttggaAGATGACGATAAAAAATGTCTCCCAGTCAACTTCCGGTCTACCTCTTTAGAGAACTTCTCTGATTGGAAAGTAACGTTGATGAATTGTCCGGATCCACCAAGTCCAACTGTGGTTTTCGGTTATCCCAAAGATAAAGTATATGCGAATGCCCCCGACATGGAATTTTCTTTGGAAGAAATAAGAGCAAGAAG GTACCAAAAAATTGCGAGTTCAGCGGAACAAGGGGAGCCTTGCCAAGTTGATCCACCCATATATATTGAAGATGAAGATGATGAATGCATTATTGTAATGCAGGAGTCTCCTCCGATGGAGATAGCGGAGCAG GAAACTAATGAAGTATTCCCTGCTTTAAATCAATCCCAACATCTTCAGTGTGTTCAACAGCTGTCACCTGTTGGAACCGTTCAATCGTTTCAGCCCGAAACGACTTCAACGGTAAGTCACAGTCCTTGGAAGTCGGCGGCGgagcatcaaaatttcttGCAGGACCTTTTTAGTAAGACCAACGAACGCAGATTAAG CGCCCTACCTCCACctaaattaaagatttttgagGATCCAGAAACAGTTGCATCGTCTTCTTTTTTATTGGACTTTAGTCCTGACCCACAGCCGCAAAACTCCAATGTTTTCGCTGTGTTTGAACAATCGGACCAAGAGGTGCAAGCCCCGAAAG GAAAAGCTATGAAAACTGCCTTCAGGACTTTAAACGCGGACGAGGTGGAGACAGGATCTCGAGGGGGTATGGATGGAGCGATGGCTGCCCAGCCTGCCGATGGAGCCCGTGCCATGGCCCCAATACCGTTCTCCGATAGTAGCTCATCTTCTTATGAAGACGTTGACGCGGAATTTGACACGTCTTGTACTACTCAGcagttcaattttaatttaaatgctatGAAG gTCAGTACACCACAAAACAAACACTATATGATGAATGTCGCCAGCGAGCAGGATTTGCAAAATAGTCGAAAGGCCCTCTTCAGCGATAGAAAACTAGAGGAAAAAAGATTAAGTAtaattttagaagaaaaaagtgGATACGT ATCTACCTCTAGCTCTAGTGGAGCTGCAACAAAATCATCTCTTTACAAACAACACAATAAAATAGGTACAATTTCAGAAGAACACAGCAGCTATTTGGAACAAAACATGAAAGCTAATGCGGAACTGCGTAGAAGTCTCTTGG GAAACTTAATGGAAGATGTTCTACCTTCACACATGGCGCCGGTCGCCCTTCCGCCTGCTTCTCCTATGCAGTCGACCCCAGCACAAAGTCCAGTTAGGAAAATTCCCCCGCCTAATGTAACGCGGCCTCTGGATTATGTTCCTTCCGATCCGTTTAACGCCAATCTCATTTCAAAACTGTTAGACAGAGTATCGTTTCCAGGGGTTCATCATCAAGGATACATTCAGATCGACGGGAATCCTAGATTAACTACTAAGAAAGAATCTGTATTTATAG GTAGGGATAGTTATACAATAGACAAATTACTGGGAAAAGGGCAGTTCGGAACAGTATTTAAGGCGTATAGCCATCAAATGAGCTGCACTGTAGCTTTAAAGTATCAGAAGCCTCCCAACAGGTGGGAGTTCTACATCTGTAGGGAATTGCAGGCTCGGTTGGCAAATCATCCCTTGCGGGATCGATTTATGGACGTTACTGTTGGATATTTTA gCGATCAAGCTTCGATACTAGTCTCCCATTTCGAGCCATATGGAACACTGTTGGACACGGCCAATGCTTTAAAATACGAAACCTTGAAAATGAAAGAGACGGTTTCCTTGTACTTTACCGTtcaaatgatgcaaatagtgAAAGCCATGCACGAAGTCAAAATCATCCACGCAGACATTAAACCAGACAATTTCCTAGTTTTATTGCTGCCTAATAATGAACTTGGGCTGCAGCTAATCGATTTCGGTTGTAGCATAGATATGACAATGTTTCCTGATAAAGCGGCGTTTACTCGTCCTATTAACACTGAAGATTTTATCTGTTGCGAG gtTCGAGACGGCCGGCCATGGAGTTACCACACAGATATCTATTGCGTAGCCGCGTCAGCTCACGTGCTACTGTGCCAGGAATACATCCAGGTACGGAAAAACAGGGACGGTATATGGGGTACGACGTCCCGTCTTCCTAGAGGAGCAAACGCGCAATTGTGGAACGGGatgttcaacaattttttaaaccaacaGACCGGCCCGGCAGATATCGCTACTTTAGAGCTGTTGTTCCATGAGGAACTCGATTACCGTAAAAAAGAAATACATTTACAACTGAGTTCCCTCATTAATAAGTTGAAGAATCGATAG
- the Pdxk gene encoding pyridoxal kinase isoform X2 has protein sequence MEPRILSVQSHVVSGYVGNKSAVFPMQLLGYDVDYINSVQFSNHTGYKSMKGQVITEKELRELIDGLKDNNIDQYTHLLTGYIGSPKFLKEIVALYKHLKSVNPNLVYVCDPVMGDNGHMYVPKELLPVYKEAILPIATILVPNLYETQLLTDMKIESENDVWEAINVLHGNGIETVCVSSAELPATRNELLVFGSCRKGTPVKLKMQIPKIPAVFTGTGDLFSALMLCFMEQSGSDLKKSIEKTVAALQAVLQRTYEYAKGKDASPRHVELKLIQSREDILHPEVVYKATIVAGPVLS, from the exons ATGGAACCAAGGATTTTATCAGTGCAAAGCCATGTGGTGTCAGGGTATGTTGGAAACAAAAGCGCCGTTTTCCCAATGCAG CTTTTGGGATATGACGTAGATTACATAAACTCGGtacaattttcaaatcatacaGGTTACAAGAGTATGAAGGGTCAAGTTATCACTGAAAAAGAGCTTAGAGAGCTTATTGACGGTTTGAAAGACAACAATATTGACCAATACACTCATCTGCTCACTGGTTACATTGGCTCAcccaaatttttgaaagaaatagtCGCCTTGTATAAACACCTAAAGAGCGTCAATCCTAATCTTGTTTATG TATGCGACCCTGTTATGGGCGACAATGGCCATATGTACGTCCCGAAAGAACTTTTACCTGTATACAAAGAAGCAATTTTACCTATTGCAACGATTTTGGTTCCAAATTTATACGAAACTCAGCTTTTAACCGACATGAAAATAGAGAGTGAGAATGATGTGTGGGAAGCAATTAACGTATTGCATGGGAACGGAATTGAAACAGTTTGTGTTTCATCAGCAGAACTGCCGGCCACTCGAAACGAACTACTTGTATTTGGCAGTTGCAGAAAAG GAACCCCAGTCAAACTAAAAATGCAGATCCCAAAGATTCCAGCAGTTTTTACAGGAACTGGTGATTTATTTAGCGCCTTAATGCTTTGCTTCATGGAGCAATCAGGATCTgacttgaaaaaatcaatagaaAAAACTGTCGCAGCTTTGCAAGCTGTTTTGCAACGGACTTACGAATATGCTAAAG GAAAAGATGCAAGCCCACGACATGTGGAACTGAAACTAATCCAAAGTAGGGAAGATATTTTACACCCTGAAGTGGTGTATAAAGCCACCATTGTTGCGGGTCCCGTTCTCTCATAA
- the Pdxk gene encoding pyridoxal kinase isoform X1: MKLVLILNLDVGVTNTMEPRILSVQSHVVSGYVGNKSAVFPMQLLGYDVDYINSVQFSNHTGYKSMKGQVITEKELRELIDGLKDNNIDQYTHLLTGYIGSPKFLKEIVALYKHLKSVNPNLVYVCDPVMGDNGHMYVPKELLPVYKEAILPIATILVPNLYETQLLTDMKIESENDVWEAINVLHGNGIETVCVSSAELPATRNELLVFGSCRKGTPVKLKMQIPKIPAVFTGTGDLFSALMLCFMEQSGSDLKKSIEKTVAALQAVLQRTYEYAKGKDASPRHVELKLIQSREDILHPEVVYKATIVAGPVLS, encoded by the exons ATGAAACTAGTTCTTATTTTGAACCTTGATGTAG GTGTAACAAATACCATGGAACCAAGGATTTTATCAGTGCAAAGCCATGTGGTGTCAGGGTATGTTGGAAACAAAAGCGCCGTTTTCCCAATGCAG CTTTTGGGATATGACGTAGATTACATAAACTCGGtacaattttcaaatcatacaGGTTACAAGAGTATGAAGGGTCAAGTTATCACTGAAAAAGAGCTTAGAGAGCTTATTGACGGTTTGAAAGACAACAATATTGACCAATACACTCATCTGCTCACTGGTTACATTGGCTCAcccaaatttttgaaagaaatagtCGCCTTGTATAAACACCTAAAGAGCGTCAATCCTAATCTTGTTTATG TATGCGACCCTGTTATGGGCGACAATGGCCATATGTACGTCCCGAAAGAACTTTTACCTGTATACAAAGAAGCAATTTTACCTATTGCAACGATTTTGGTTCCAAATTTATACGAAACTCAGCTTTTAACCGACATGAAAATAGAGAGTGAGAATGATGTGTGGGAAGCAATTAACGTATTGCATGGGAACGGAATTGAAACAGTTTGTGTTTCATCAGCAGAACTGCCGGCCACTCGAAACGAACTACTTGTATTTGGCAGTTGCAGAAAAG GAACCCCAGTCAAACTAAAAATGCAGATCCCAAAGATTCCAGCAGTTTTTACAGGAACTGGTGATTTATTTAGCGCCTTAATGCTTTGCTTCATGGAGCAATCAGGATCTgacttgaaaaaatcaatagaaAAAACTGTCGCAGCTTTGCAAGCTGTTTTGCAACGGACTTACGAATATGCTAAAG GAAAAGATGCAAGCCCACGACATGTGGAACTGAAACTAATCCAAAGTAGGGAAGATATTTTACACCCTGAAGTGGTGTATAAAGCCACCATTGTTGCGGGTCCCGTTCTCTCATAA
- the LOC136350884 gene encoding mediator of RNA polymerase II transcription subunit 29-like, translating to MYSLADKNIPFNISKQQQQEMQQQQVVQQQQLQQAQQMQQQQSQQQSPQALDNISKIKSLIGPLRDSLALTIKTAAQTLSQNSQIDSGSQKAPDIQLPRFDKNLEEFYSICDQIELHLKTSVKCLSQAESSNRYLNVPVIPMRSEPMGMNENSLTYPQFLATVGAQVTYTKEIHETLLAAAQNISPSE from the exons atgtattcacTAGCGGATAAAAACATACCATTTAATATCAGTAAGCAGCAACAGCAAGAGATGCAGCAACAGCAGGTGGTGCAACAACAGCAGCTGCAGCAAGCCCAGCAAATGCAACAACAACAGAGTCAACAACAGTCCCCACAGGCCCTCGATAATATCTCTAAAATCAAATCCCTTATAGGACCTCTAAGGGACAGTTTGGCG tTGACCATTAAAACTGCCGCACAAACTTTGAGCCAGAACAGTCAGATCGATTCTGGGTCTCA gaAAGCTCCTGATATTCAGTTACCtcgttttgacaaaaatttagAAGAGTTCTATTCAATTTGTGACCAAATTGAGTTGCACCTG aAAACTTCAGTGAAATGCCTTTCCCAAGCCGAAAGCAGCAATCGTTACTTAAACGTACCAGTTATTCCAATGAGAAGCGAGCCAATGGGAATGAATGAAAATAGCTTAACCTATCCCCAGTTTTTAGCTACTGTAGGGGCTCAAGTGACTTATACTAAGGAAATACATGAAACTTTATTAGCTGCTGCCCAAAATATATCGCCCTCAGAATGA